The genomic DNA ACGGTCATGCCGATCACCTCGGTGAGCCCTTTGAGCGCGCGGACGATGATGGTGCGATGCGCCCAGGGGCAGGCGAGGGAGACGTAGAGATGATACCGCCCGGCTGCGGCCGGATATCCGGAGCGGCCGTCCTCGGTGACCCAGTGGCGAAACGCGTCGGACTGCCGTTTGAATTCGCCCGTGCCGGTCTGTTCATTCGGAAACTGGGGTTGTGCCCTCATTGCACGATTCTCCTTGGGAGTTCTACCTTAGTCAGAATCAAGGGGGCTCGTCAATTGTCGATAGGGTCGCGCGATGTCGTGGTGCCTCGAATGTAAGGTCATTGTCGTTCGGTGTGTGCTGGGTGGTGGGGCGCTGCGAGGTCCCATCCGACGGAAAAGAGTACGAGGAGACCGGCGGCGGTGGTCTGCTTCGTGCGGGCCGTGGTTTCCCGAGCCGGCAGGGGCTCGTTCGCGATGAGGCCGTCGCCTAGGACTCGAGCATCGAGATCGAGCGTGCCGCCGATACCGACATTGAAACTGTATTGGTCCTGTCGATGCGGCCGGTATCCCATCATCAGGCCGAACCCCACGGCGTCGATGATCCGCGACCCCGGCGCGACCGTGAGAAACGGCCCCCAACTCCAACGTTGCTCGTCCCACCGGTCGATCCAGAGGTGCATTTCCGGCATGAAGCGCACCAGATCGTTTCGTTCATTGTCGATGCGGACGATACGGTTGACGACTGTGACGGAATCCACCCGTCTCGGGCCAAGGTTATGTGTCCATCCGAGGCCGAGCCCGAAGCCGAGGCGCTGAAACATCCATGGACGTTCAGCGTCCGTGTCCGGCGGATTCTCCTTCTTGTCCGTGGCGGGAGCCAGGGTCGGCAGCGGTGTGCGGTCAGTCGAGGGACCGGTCGCGCCTGTCTGCGGAGCAAGAGCTGCCGCAGAGGAGGAGTCGGCTGAAGCGACAAGCGGAGCGGAGTGAGGGCGCGTCGAATCAGTGGATGGAGTGAGCTGGGGCGGTTGCCGCGGTCTTCGTCTTTCCTCCGCAGGCTCGATCGCTGGTGTCCAGGTACGACGCTGTTGATCCGCCGACGGTGAAGCCGCAGGTTTGGTCTCCACCTGGGTATCGACGGCGGCGATCAGTGGTGTCGGCGTCGGTGATGGCGTAGTTGGAGGATGTACCGTGTTCTGCGGTGTGAGCGACTTGGTCGGCGGCATGTCGGATACCTGCGGGGACAACGGTGTCACCGTGTCAGCGGGTGGTTGGGATTCAGTGGGCAGAGGTTGCGAGGCGATTGCCTTACTGGCTTCGGGATCTCTTGTGGGACCGGTCGCGATCGGCGGCGCCGGTACCGGACCTGTGTGCGGCCTGGAAGTGGCAACAGCGGGCGAAGTGGCCGCCGAAGTCCCCTCAGGTGCGGGAGAGAGGGATTCCGCAGCGGTCGAACCGGTGGAGGATTCCGTCGCTGGAGTGGATGGGGTGGGGATGACTGCGATATCCGGTTGCCTGTCGTCCTGCGCCGACATGTCTGTCGGCGGATTGAGCGACGGTACGGCTGGAAGCGGGGCCGCGCTTCGAGACGGCGCCGGAGGGTTACTCTGGACCGCGCTTGAGAGTGTCCCCAGATCCGGAGCCGCCATGCCGGGAGCTGTCTGTGGACTTTCTGCCGTCGCGGCGGACGATTGGGGCGTCGGCGGTATCTCGGCGGCTGGTATGGCCCGCACGGGTGTTCTGTTAAATGCGTGCCGGAGTGAACCATTGCTACTTTCGGTTGCCAGAGTGATCGGAGTTCTTCCGCTCGCATCTCTGAGCTCAGGATCGGCTCCATAGCGAAGGAGTATGTCGATCACGTTGGCTTGCCGGGTCAGCCGGTCCGCCCGGGATTCACCGGAGAGTTCCCAAAATCGCCTGACGGCCTGATGGAGCGGCGTGAATGCGAGGGCGTTCCGTGCCGAGGTCTGCGCCTCTGTGGCCAGGAGTGCCTCCACGCAGGGCACCTGCCCATAAAAACTCGCCTGATGTAACGCGGTATTGCCGGCTCGATCCGTTGTCTCAACCTCCGCATGCCGGTTGAGGAGTAGAGTGACCAGCGCCAGATTGCCCCTGCCTGCGGCTGTGATCAGTGGCGTCGCGCCCTGGGCGTCTCGTGCCTCGATATTCGCTCCCTGGTCAAGCAGCCGTTTGGCTTGGGCCGCGGTTCCTTCGGTGAGCGCCCTGTGGATCGAGTGGTCGGAATGGATGAGCGAGGCGTTCGGTTTGGGTTGCGGCTTATCGGGACGCGCGTGACTGACGGACGGGAGTCCGAAAATGAGAAGCAGGAAGGCGCAGGTAACGCCGGTGCTGTGGTGCAAGCGAAACACGGGTCCCCAACAAGGCAATTCAAGAGGTTCTCGGCCGGTGTATGGTTTAGCATACAGTCCGCATTGGCGTCACCTGAGTGTGCGACCGGGGTGGAACAATGTGATTAGCGAAGCCGCCGCTCGGTCTTGCATGGGCCGTTGGATGGGCAATGAATTGATGGTCGGGTCAGTCTTCAGGAAGAGGTGGGAGCGGCAGAGAAGGGATAACGCGGTGAGACCTTGCCAGGGGCGGACCCTCCGGTTGGAAGAGCACTGAGAGGATCACGTTTCAGCAGCTGTGGCGCCTATGGTCCGGGATTACCAACGTCTATGCCAGCGTCCATAGTAGGGCCGATAGTACCGTGGTCCCCAGGCGTAGGGCCGGCCATAGAACGGTGAGCCATAGAGCCATGGACGTCCGAGGTACAGGCCAAAACCCACAGACGGATATCCATAGAGCAATCCGGGCGCAACATAATTGTAGGTCGATACGGAAGAGGACTGCTCGGCCATCTGACGTTGAAGGTCGGCGGTCATGGCACTTTGCCGATCAGCCTGCTCTTTCAACTGGCCGACGGCGTTTTGCTGGACATGGACCTCTGCTTCCAGCTTCGAAATTTTGTCGCGCTGGATTTCGATAAACGCCTGCAGGCATCGCGTGTGCGCATCACCCGTGTAGCTTGAACATTCCCAGGGGCCGGAAGAGTCGGCGGCGTGGAGGGGAGGCGTGAAGAGGACGGTGCAGAAACCGACTGTGAGAAACGTGACCCAATGCCGAGGAGATTTCATTCGATCAGTCGTGAGACGTACCATGAGGTTCCTCCCTGGCTAGCTGGCTATAGCCTACCATCCCCGTGTCGGCGAAGACCAGGTCTGGGGCTAACCTTCTGAAACGAACCACGCGCTGATCGGTTGACAACCGGCTGCAGGGGAAGGATGCTCAGCGGCGGCAACCGGTTGTGGAAAGGAGAGGGGGAGAAATGGGACAGAAGCAGGTGATTGCGGTGGTCGGGGCGACGGGCGATTCTGGCCGATCCAAGCAGCGGCATGACGGTGCGGGCATTGACCAGGGATGTGAATTCGGACAAGGCCAGGGAGCTCGCGCGACTGGGCGCCGAGGTGGTCGCGGCCGACGTGCACGATGGCGAGAGTTTGAAGCGGGCGTTTGCGGGGGCTGCCGGGGTGTTTTGCGTGACCTTTTTCTGGTCGCATTTTTCTCCCGAAAAGGAATTTGCTGAAGCCGAGGCGATGGCCAAGGCCGCCAAGTCGGCAGGGGTCCCACATGTGATCTGGTCGACCCTCGAAGATACGCGTCGATGGGTTCCGCTCTCGGATAACCGGATGCCGACACTGATGGGCAAGTACAAGGTGCCGCATTTCGATGCCAAGGGCGAAGCGGATCAGGTGTTCAGGCAACTCGGTGTGCCGACGACCTTCTTACTGACGTCGTTCTACTGGGACAATCTCATCCACTTCGGCATGGGTCCGAAGAAGGGCCCGGACGGGACACTGGCGTTCACGCTTCCCATGGGCGAGGCGAGATTGCCCGGTATCGCGGCTGAGGATATCGGGAAGTGCGCCTTGGGGCTGTTGAAAAAACGGGATGCGTATCTGGGGAAGACCGTCGGAATCGCGGGGGAGCATCTCACCGGATCACAAATGGCCGTTGCGTTGACGAAGGCCCTGGGCCAGGAGGTGCGCTACAACGCGGTGCCGCCGGAGGTGTACCGGACATTCGGGTTCCCCGGAGCGGATGATCTGGGCAACATGTTTCAGTTCAAACGTGACTTCAATGCGCTGTTCTGTGGCGCACGCGAGCCGGCGATCGCCCGGGCGCTGAATCCCGGGCTGCAGACCTTTGCGCAGTGGTTGGAGGCGAACAAGGGGCGAATTCCCCTGTCGTAGACGGAGCCAGGTTCCTAACTGCTAAGCCGGCACTTTATGTGACGGCTTGTGCTTGGAAAGCTGACACGAGGGCGTGAAGGGATTGCAGCGCAGGCGGTGGATCTTGATCGTCCGAAGCTTCTCCGCTCCTGCCGTGATTCTCGGCTCGGGAGGGCGCTCGCCGTTCACGAGCAACGGAAACGAGGCCAGCGTCGTCAGGACGCAGATCGAAAGGACGGCCACCACCCATGCGAAGTAGAATGAATATCGCATGGCCTATTCGTACCATAGCGACATGAGATGTCAACGAAACCGTTGTTTTTTACCGTCTGTTCCTGTCGCTCAGGACGGAGGGGTCTGTTCCGGAAGTTTCCGTAGTCGGTTTCAGGAATTGCTCCGGTGTGGTCATTGGTAGACACTGTTGTGGTGGGCATCGGATTCCGCTGTCACTCACCAGTCTCACAAGGAGGACTCTCTATGAACAGGATGTCGATTTCCGCCGCGACTATCGCATTGGCTTTGTTCGGCCTCATGTCTGTCGGCTGGGCCGGTGAGATGAAGGCCAAGATGGAAGAGATGAAGGGCGACACAAAGGCGAAGGTTGAAGAAATGAAGGGGGAGGCCAAAGCCGCCGTCGAAGAAGCCAAGGGCAATAAGGTTCAGGCGGAAGTGGAGCGCGCCAAAGGCAAGGGGAACGCGGCGATGGAGAAGGCCAAGGGCAAGGTCAAGGAACTGAAAGCGAAGACGGAATAAGTTCGATCCTCCGATGCGGTGCGAGCGGCCTGCGCAAGGGGATGACGCATGCGCAGGCCGCCCCTAAGCCGACCGTGTGAGCGACTGCCGCGTTCCACCTGCCATTGCGCAGGCGCTTCCCTGCCGGTACAATCTCCCTCGCTCGTCACCCGCCGATGGGTGTGGTCTCACCGACGCGCGAATGACTCCATGCTCCTATCCTTCGTGATTCTCTATCTTGCCTGCTCGGTCGGGATCGGGCTCTACGCGGCGACCCGCGTGCATACCTCCAAAGACTTCGCCGTCGCCGGGCGCTGTCTGCCGCTGCCGGTGGTGACCGCCACGGTGTTTGCGACCTGGTTCGGCGCCGAGACTGTGCTCGGCATCTCCGCCACCTTTGTCAAAGACGGGTTGCGAGCGGTCGTGGCCGATCCCTTCGGATCGAGCCTCTGTTTGATTCTCGCCGGGTTGTTATTTGCCCGTCGACTGTATCGATTGAACCTTCTCACTATCGGAGACTTTTACCGGCTCCGGTACAATCGCACGGTCGAAGTCCTCTGCACCCTCTGCATCGTCGCGTCATACCTTGGTTGGGTGTCGGCCCAGATCAAGGCCCTCGGGCTGGTCTTCAACGTGGTCACGGACGGGGCGATGAGCCAGTCGGTGGGCATGGTGCTGGGAGCCATCATCGTCCTGACGTACACCACGTTCGGAGGCATGTTCTCGGTGGCGATTCTGGATTTTGTGCAGATCACCATCATCATGGGCGGCATGCTCTACATCGGCTCGGTCATCA from Nitrospira sp. ND1 includes the following:
- a CDS encoding NmrA/HSCARG family protein; translation: MRWSGRRAILADPSSGMTVRALTRDVNSDKARELARLGAEVVAADVHDGESLKRAFAGAAGVFCVTFFWSHFSPEKEFAEAEAMAKAAKSAGVPHVIWSTLEDTRRWVPLSDNRMPTLMGKYKVPHFDAKGEADQVFRQLGVPTTFLLTSFYWDNLIHFGMGPKKGPDGTLAFTLPMGEARLPGIAAEDIGKCALGLLKKRDAYLGKTVGIAGEHLTGSQMAVALTKALGQEVRYNAVPPEVYRTFGFPGADDLGNMFQFKRDFNALFCGAREPAIARALNPGLQTFAQWLEANKGRIPLS
- a CDS encoding ankyrin repeat domain-containing protein, which translates into the protein MFRLHHSTGVTCAFLLLIFGLPSVSHARPDKPQPKPNASLIHSDHSIHRALTEGTAAQAKRLLDQGANIEARDAQGATPLITAAGRGNLALVTLLLNRHAEVETTDRAGNTALHQASFYGQVPCVEALLATEAQTSARNALAFTPLHQAVRRFWELSGESRADRLTRQANVIDILLRYGADPELRDASGRTPITLATESSNGSLRHAFNRTPVRAIPAAEIPPTPQSSAATAESPQTAPGMAAPDLGTLSSAVQSNPPAPSRSAAPLPAVPSLNPPTDMSAQDDRQPDIAVIPTPSTPATESSTGSTAAESLSPAPEGTSAATSPAVATSRPHTGPVPAPPIATGPTRDPEASKAIASQPLPTESQPPADTVTPLSPQVSDMPPTKSLTPQNTVHPPTTPSPTPTPLIAAVDTQVETKPAASPSADQQRRTWTPAIEPAEERRRPRQPPQLTPSTDSTRPHSAPLVASADSSSAAALAPQTGATGPSTDRTPLPTLAPATDKKENPPDTDAERPWMFQRLGFGLGLGWTHNLGPRRVDSVTVVNRIVRIDNERNDLVRFMPEMHLWIDRWDEQRWSWGPFLTVAPGSRIIDAVGFGLMMGYRPHRQDQYSFNVGIGGTLDLDARVLGDGLIANEPLPARETTARTKQTTAAGLLVLFSVGWDLAAPHHPAHTERQ